One stretch of Armigeres subalbatus isolate Guangzhou_Male chromosome 2, GZ_Asu_2, whole genome shotgun sequence DNA includes these proteins:
- the LOC134210243 gene encoding LOW QUALITY PROTEIN: uncharacterized protein LOC134210243 (The sequence of the model RefSeq protein was modified relative to this genomic sequence to represent the inferred CDS: inserted 1 base in 1 codon) yields the protein MDQQKHIRRRNTVPHFYNDVQKCLASIRNGEKTIYGACRLHGIPESTIRFRMSGKWSEKLTKGPPTILSPEEEREIVXMAMERKGFPLVKQSLLSKIKSFFNSCGRPNPFKGNVPGRKWFTRFLARHNDITVRTPEQVTAASSKVSESDIRGWFKMVGDYLASEGLSDALKDPQRVYNGDETSFFLHPTIKTVLATTGNKNVYEVQHADGHSNVTVMFSFGADGSVVPPDVILPVQRIRPETLHLFPGEWGVGKSPNGWMNVENFMLYVRKIFYPFLLKKKVKFPIIYFVDGHSSHTAQEVADLCLDLETVLVALYPNTTRITQSADVAIFKPLKSAWKSAVIDWRMDNGGDILSLQHFPSVLQIAMDSGIRQPSIINGFYVCGLYPFGPENVDFTKCLAQPANDTSVGELLGDATNLDQTITVPND from the exons ATGGATCAACAAAAGCATATTCGCCGCAGGAACACAGTGCCTCATTTCTACA ATGATGTTCAAAAGTGCCTCGCAAGTATCAGAAATGGAGAAAAAACTATTTATGGTGCGTGTAGACTGCACGGTATACCTGAGTCAACTATCCGCTTTCGCATGAGTGGAAAATGGAGCGAAAAATTGACTAAAGGCCCTCCAACAATTCTTTCTCCGGAAGAGGAACGGGAAATTG ACATGGCGATGGAGCGCAAGGGTTTTCCTCTGGTAAAACAGTCTCTATTAAGTAAAATAAAGTCATTTTTCAATTCCTGTGGTAGACCTAATCCTTTTAAAGGTAACGTACCAG GAAGAAAATGGTTTACCCGGTTTCTGGCTCGTCACAATGACATCACAGTCAGAACTCCGGAACAAGTAACAGCCGCAAGTTCAAAAGTATCTGAATCGGACATTAGAGGTTGGTTTAAAATGGTTGGGGACTACTTGGCAAGCGAAGGATTATCGGACGCCCTTAAAGATCCTCAGAGAGTATACAAtggggacgagacttcattttTCTTGCATCCTACTATCAAGACAGTGCTGGCTACAACGGGAAACAAAAATGTGTATGAAGTTCAGCATGCCGATGGACATTCAAACGTAACTGTAATGTTCAGTTTTGGAGCTGACGGGAGCGTTGTTCCGCCGGATGTGATTTTGCCGGTTCAGAGGATCCGTCCAGAAACCCTTCATCTGTTCCCTGGAGAATGGGGAGTTGGAAAAAGTCCAAATGGTTGGATGAACGTTGAAAATTTTATGTTGTACGTGAGGAAAATTTTCTATCCTTTTCTTCTCAAGAAGAAAGTCAAATTCCCGATTATCTACTTTGTCGACGGACACTCGTCGCATACAGCGCAGGAAGTAGCAGATTTGTGTTTGGATCTTGAAACCGTTTTAGTAGCACTTTATCCGAACACGACACGAATAACTCAATCAGCGGACGTTGCAATATTCAAGCCATTAAAAAGCGCGTGGAAATCAGCTGTCATAGATTGGCGAATGGATAATGGAGGAGACATATTGTCGTTGCAGCATTTTCCGTCTGTACTCCAGATAGCGATGGACTCAGGAATTAGACAACCCAGTATCATCAACGGTTTTTACGTGTGTGGATTGTATCCCTTTGGTCCAGAAAATGTTGACTTCACAAAATGCTTGGCACAGCCTGCCAATGACACTTCTGTTGGTGAACTACTAGGCGATGCCACAAACTTGGATCAAACAATAACGGTACCAAATGATTAG